A portion of the Carya illinoinensis cultivar Pawnee chromosome 11, C.illinoinensisPawnee_v1, whole genome shotgun sequence genome contains these proteins:
- the LOC122282034 gene encoding expansin-A23-like, giving the protein MKTGRENIMAYWAMIMALAFAANGVRAGWEYAHATFYGDMSGADTMMGACGYEDLFEQGYGLATTALSTALFNNGSACGACFELRCTDSPWCKHGAGSIRVTATNFCPPNYSKTEGVWCNPPQKHFDLSMPMFLKIAEYKAGIVPVWYRQVMCYKQGGIKFKIKGNPDWLLVLVYNVGGVGQVADVKIKGSNSGTGWIQMTRNWGQNWQTFERLEGQSLSFQVTASDGKVLQSENVAPPNWQFNTAYEGRRNFN; this is encoded by the exons ATGAAGACTGGTCGTGAAAATATTATGGCTTATTGGGCTATGATTATGGCTCTGGCCTTTGCTGCTAATGGTGTTCGTGCAGGGTGGGAGTATGCCCATGCAACCTTCTATGGTGATATGAGTGGCGCTGACACCATGa TGGGAGCTTGTGGTTATGAAGATCTATTCGAACAAGGTTATGGTCTTGCAACAACAGCGTTAAGCACTGCACTTTTCAACAATGGGTCGGCATGTGGGGCTTGCTTTGAACTAAGATGCACAGATTCACCGTGGTGCAAACATGGGGCAGGCTCAATCCGAGTAACAGCCACCAACTTCTGTCCTCCTAACTATTCCAAAACCGAAGGGGTTTGGTGCAACCCACCACAGAAACATTTCGATCTCTCCATGCCAATGTTCCTCAAGATTGCAGAATACAAAGCTGGGATTGTTCCTGTTTGGTATCGACAAGTCATGTGTTACAAACAAGGTGGGATTAAGTTTAAGATAAAGGGAAATCCGGACTGGTTACTTGTGCTTGTGTATAATGTTGGAGGTGTTGGCCAAGTTGCTGATGTGAAGATCAAGGGTTCCAACAGTGGTACTGGTTGGATACAAATGACAAGAAATTGGGGCCAAAATTGGCAGACATTTGAGCGGTTGGAAGGGCAAAGCTTGTCTTTCCAAGTGACTGCTTCTGATGGTAAGGTTTTGCAGTCTGAAAATGTTGCACCACCAAATTGGCAATTCAATACGGCATATGAGGGACGTAGGAATTTCAATTGA